In a genomic window of bacterium:
- a CDS encoding anaerobic ribonucleoside-triphosphate reductase activating protein has protein sequence MTIGGFQKLSLVDYPGKVCSIIFTQGCNFRCPYCHNPELVEVKKEGAVPAEEILEYLGAKSWLLDGVCITGGEPTLQGDLPSFIRKIKDIGLLVKLDTNGSNPTMVRELIGKNLVDYIAMDLKHPWARYGDVAHSPNRAATENCKKTFELIQSSGVDHEFRTTVFPQLQCEEDLFEMAGYIKEGEKYFLQSLRYQKTLDERIDTSRTLDVAGIVLRLRELYPKVILEAR, from the coding sequence CATCGGCGGGTTTCAAAAACTAAGTCTTGTAGATTATCCAGGAAAGGTCTGTTCCATTATATTCACGCAGGGATGCAATTTCCGGTGTCCGTATTGCCATAATCCGGAACTTGTCGAGGTAAAAAAAGAGGGAGCGGTGCCGGCGGAAGAAATTTTGGAATACCTTGGAGCAAAATCATGGTTGCTGGATGGAGTGTGCATCACCGGGGGAGAACCGACGCTACAGGGCGACCTGCCGTCTTTTATTAGAAAAATAAAAGATATCGGGCTTTTGGTGAAACTTGATACGAACGGGTCGAATCCCACGATGGTGCGGGAGCTTATCGGGAAAAACCTTGTCGACTACATCGCCATGGATCTTAAGCACCCATGGGCGCGCTATGGGGACGTGGCGCATTCGCCGAACCGCGCGGCGACAGAAAATTGTAAAAAAACATTCGAGCTTATCCAATCATCCGGCGTAGACCACGAATTTCGTACCACGGTATTTCCGCAACTGCAGTGTGAAGAAGATCTTTTCGAGATGGCAGGGTACATCAAGGAAGGAGAGAAATATTTTTTGCAGAGCCTCCGGTACCAAAAAACGCTCGATGAACGTATCGACACATCGCGAACGCTTGACGTTGCCGGCATCGTTCTGCGTTTACGGGAGCTCTACCCAAAGGTTATATTGGAAGCACGCTAA